In a genomic window of Methylovirgula sp. 4M-Z18:
- a CDS encoding replicative DNA helicase, with the protein MANVEPLTGRLPVAQQPSFRVAPHNLEAEQALLGAILVNNDAFDRVSDFLRAEHFQETRHGKIYEICASLIRSGKIASTVTVKTFLNEAEWGDVNPAKYLGRLASEATSIINVGDYAHAIYDLAVRRQLIRIGEDIVNTAYDAPVDLTPRTQIEEAERNLYQVAESGRADGGFQSFGNALTIAMDMAAKAFQRDGALSGVSTGLRELDRVMGGLQRSDLLVLAGRPGMGKTSLATNIGFNIAKAYRFETKADGSHEAVNGGIVGFFSLEMSAEQLAARIIAEQSGVASYKIRRGDMTEHDFQHLTDAAREIQTIPFYIDQTGGISIAQLTARARRLKRQRGLDVLIIDYIQLLSGSKSKGDNRVQELTEITTGLKALAKELSVPIIALSQLSRQVEQRDDKRPQLSDLRESGSIEQDADVVIFVYREEYYLKNREPRAGTEEHITWMNEMERAHGRAEVIIGKQRHGPTGTVELQFEAEVTRFSDLASEDNLPVQMD; encoded by the coding sequence ATGGCGAATGTCGAACCATTGACCGGACGCCTTCCGGTTGCGCAGCAACCCAGCTTTCGCGTTGCCCCGCACAATCTCGAGGCGGAACAGGCCTTGCTAGGCGCCATTCTGGTCAACAATGACGCGTTTGACCGCGTCTCCGATTTTTTGCGCGCGGAGCATTTTCAGGAGACACGGCACGGCAAGATTTACGAAATTTGCGCCTCGCTCATTCGTTCCGGCAAGATCGCATCGACCGTAACCGTCAAAACCTTCCTGAACGAAGCGGAATGGGGCGACGTCAATCCGGCAAAATATCTTGGTCGTTTGGCCTCGGAGGCCACGTCGATCATCAATGTCGGCGACTATGCGCACGCCATTTATGACCTTGCCGTCCGCCGCCAGCTCATTCGTATCGGCGAAGACATTGTCAACACTGCCTACGACGCGCCGGTCGATCTCACGCCGCGCACCCAGATCGAAGAGGCCGAGCGCAATCTGTATCAGGTCGCAGAAAGCGGCCGTGCCGATGGCGGGTTCCAATCTTTCGGCAATGCGCTCACCATCGCCATGGATATGGCGGCCAAGGCCTTCCAGCGCGATGGGGCTTTATCGGGCGTGTCAACCGGCTTGAGAGAACTCGACCGCGTGATGGGCGGCTTGCAGCGCTCCGACCTCCTCGTCCTTGCCGGGCGACCGGGCATGGGCAAGACGTCGCTTGCAACCAATATCGGCTTCAACATCGCCAAGGCCTACCGGTTCGAAACGAAAGCCGACGGGTCGCACGAGGCCGTCAATGGCGGCATCGTCGGCTTCTTTTCGCTCGAAATGTCGGCGGAGCAATTGGCCGCCCGTATCATCGCTGAACAATCCGGCGTCGCCTCCTACAAAATTCGCCGCGGCGATATGACGGAGCATGATTTTCAGCATCTCACCGATGCGGCGCGCGAAATTCAAACGATCCCATTCTACATCGACCAGACCGGCGGCATCTCGATCGCGCAACTGACAGCCCGGGCCCGCCGCCTCAAGCGCCAGCGCGGCCTTGACGTGTTGATCATCGACTATATTCAGCTCCTCTCCGGCTCCAAATCGAAAGGCGACAATCGCGTGCAGGAGCTGACGGAAATCACCACCGGTCTCAAAGCCCTGGCCAAAGAACTCAGCGTCCCTATCATTGCGCTGTCGCAGCTCTCGCGTCAGGTCGAACAGCGCGACGACAAGCGCCCGCAATTGTCGGACTTGCGTGAATCAGGCTCTATCGAACAGGACGCCGACGTGGTGATCTTCGTGTATCGCGAAGAATATTATCTGAAAAATCGCGAGCCGCGGGCGGGCACCGAGGAACATATCACCTGGATGAACGAAATGGAGCGCGCGCATGGCCGCGCCGAAGTGATCATCGGTAAGCAGCGCCATGGCCCGACGGGAACGGTCGAGCTGCAATTCGAAGCCGAAGTGACGCGCTTCTCGGATCTTGCGAGCGAGGACAATCTGCCGGTACAGATGGATTGA
- the alr gene encoding alanine racemase: protein MIPDILETQSNGILTIDLRALADNWRLLKARVAPAECTAVVKANAYGIGIEQAVPALLRAGCKTFFTAHVSEAIRARAVASDATIYVLNGLPADSVALYGQYNLRAVIGSPQDLVLWQNHMRQPFALHVESGMNRLGFEPGTEQILAANLPAPPALLMSHFIAAEEPDNAGNQRQIDHFAHVRNYFDASVPASLCNSSGIFLEQRPFHDLVRPGFALYGGNPTPGRANPMRPVVALDVRILQIRQIAAGQTVGYNARWTAPRPSRLAILSLGYADGFPMGAGHIDGRTTPGAQAIIAGYPCPFVGRTSMDLTVVDVTDVPEEALQHAAMARILGDEISVNDLAERSGTIGYEILTSLGRRFTRRYIA from the coding sequence ATGATTCCTGATATTCTCGAGACCCAATCCAACGGCATTCTCACCATCGACTTGCGCGCCCTCGCGGACAATTGGCGCCTGCTGAAAGCCCGAGTCGCGCCGGCGGAATGCACGGCGGTGGTCAAGGCCAATGCCTATGGCATCGGGATCGAGCAAGCAGTGCCGGCATTGCTGCGTGCCGGCTGCAAAACATTCTTTACCGCCCATGTCAGCGAAGCGATCCGCGCACGTGCGGTTGCGAGCGACGCAACGATCTACGTGCTCAACGGCCTGCCCGCCGACAGCGTCGCGCTCTACGGTCAATATAATTTGCGCGCCGTGATCGGTAGCCCGCAGGATCTCGTGCTGTGGCAAAACCATATGCGGCAGCCGTTCGCGCTGCATGTGGAATCCGGCATGAACCGGCTTGGCTTCGAGCCGGGAACGGAACAGATTCTCGCGGCCAACCTGCCGGCGCCGCCCGCCCTGCTGATGAGCCACTTCATCGCTGCGGAGGAACCGGACAATGCCGGCAATCAACGGCAGATCGATCATTTCGCGCATGTGCGCAATTATTTCGACGCGTCGGTCCCGGCGAGCCTATGCAATTCGAGCGGCATATTTCTGGAGCAACGCCCCTTCCATGACCTGGTGCGCCCCGGCTTTGCGCTTTACGGCGGCAATCCGACTCCGGGCCGCGCCAATCCGATGCGGCCAGTCGTCGCGCTCGACGTGCGCATCCTGCAGATCCGGCAGATCGCCGCCGGCCAGACCGTCGGCTACAATGCCCGCTGGACGGCGCCGCGACCGTCGCGTCTGGCGATCTTGAGTCTTGGCTATGCCGACGGGTTCCCCATGGGCGCCGGCCACATCGACGGGCGCACGACGCCGGGCGCACAGGCAATCATCGCCGGCTACCCCTGCCCGTTCGTCGGCCGCACATCCATGGATCTGACGGTCGTCGATGTCACCGATGTACCGGAAGAGGCGCTGCAACATGCCGCCATGGCGCGCATTCTCGGCGACGAGATCAGTGTGAACGATCTGGCCGAGCGCTCGGGCACAATCGGCTACGAAATTCTCACCAGCCTCGGCCGCCGCTTTACCCGGCGCTACATCGCGTAA